The window GCAGTCGAGCGACCTGTACATCACCGACGGAACGATCGACGACTGGCTGTGGGGCAACCAGAAGATCTTCGCCTACACCTTCGAGATGTACCCGGAGAGCGGCGGGGGCGGCTTCTACCCGCCGGACGAGGTGATCGACCGCGAGACCGCGCGCAACAAGGACGCGGTGCTCCAGCTGCTGGAGAACGCGGACTGCATGTACCGCTCGATCGGCAAGGAAGCCCAGTACTGCTCGTAGCGCACGTGTGAAGGGGGCGCCCCGCCGCCAGGGGGGCGCCCCGCCCGCATGCCCGGCGGGGCGCCGCGGGCCCTGCAGGCCCGGCGGGCCCGGCGGGCCCGGCAGGCCCGGCAGGCGGGGCAGGCGGCGCTCCCGTCGGCTCAGCCCAGGACGGCGAGGGCGTCGATCTCGATCAGCAGCCCGGCCGGCAGCCCGACGTACACGGTCGTGCGGGCGGCGGGAGCCTCCTTCAGGCCCTGCTCCTCGAAGTAGGTGTTGTAGATGCCGTTCATCTCGGCGAAGTGCGCGGTGTCCGTGAGGTAGACGCGGATCATCATCACGTCGTCCCAGCCCGCGCCCCCGGCCTCCAGGACGGACCGGACGTTCTCCAGCGTCTGCAGGGTCTGCTCGCGCAGCGTCGGCCCGGCGGGGGTGGGCGGCTGCCCCTCCACGTGCGGGAGGAAGCCGACCTGGCCGGCGACCTGGAGGATGTTCCCCTTGCGCACGCCGTGCGAGAAGCGCGCGGGCGGGGTGGTGTGGGTGTCGGGGGTGACGGCGGTCTTCCCGGTGCTTGCGGTCACGTTCTGTCCTGGCTTCCTGAATAGTCC of the Streptomyces sp. NBC_01294 genome contains:
- a CDS encoding RidA family protein, whose protein sequence is MTASTGKTAVTPDTHTTPPARFSHGVRKGNILQVAGQVGFLPHVEGQPPTPAGPTLREQTLQTLENVRSVLEAGGAGWDDVMMIRVYLTDTAHFAEMNGIYNTYFEEQGLKEAPAARTTVYVGLPAGLLIEIDALAVLG